In Nerophis ophidion isolate RoL-2023_Sa linkage group LG12, RoL_Noph_v1.0, whole genome shotgun sequence, a single window of DNA contains:
- the hdac10 gene encoding polyamine deacetylase HDAC10 isoform X3 — protein sequence MGTALVFDEEMTRYKLLWFDPACVIETPERLTVSHEALVRTGLAARCVPTPVREASDDDILLVHSKEYLEAVKKTPYMTLDDLKEFTLNYGDVYFHPNIYHCAKLAVGAALQLVDAVMTGKVRNGMALVRPPGHHSMRSAASGFCVFNNVAIAAKYAQQKYAVQRVLIVDWDIHHGQGVQYAFEDDPSVLYFSWHRYEHQEFWPKLRDSDYDCVGKDKGAGFTINVPWNKIGMQNSDYLAVFCHVLLPVAYEFCPDLVLVCAGFDSAIGDPEGEMCATPDIFAHLTHLLMNLAGGKLCAVLEIRNGLALVSDVSMAMAHVFGHTPKQRVLAVCVGDTEALPGLPEDGKTLTVHFSKEALDKPRCKYYIPVCLKKGLMQAACSLLLPLSYQYDPDLVLLTRVPGSHMDQSEWQQLVGLLQGLAGGHVLVLIQEGEKALVGPTASSLSGSPASSPGPLSAPGAEDIEALERLKYRLTTDWKLLQTSGEC from the exons ATGGGCACAGCTTTAGTGTTCGACGAAGAGATGACTCGCTACAAACTGCTGTGGTTTGA TCCAGCCTGTGTGATCGAGACCCCCGAGCGTCTGACAGTGAGTCACGAAGCCTTGGTCAGGACCGGCCTGGCTGCTCGATGTGTTCCTACGCCTGTCCGAGAGGCCTCGGATGATGACATTCTATTAGTGCACAG CAAGGAGTACCTGGAGGCAGTGAAGAAGACCCCCTACATGACACTAGACGACCTGAAGGAGTTCACCCTAAATTACGGGGACGTGTACTTTCACCCC AACATCTATCACTGTGCCAAATTGGCTGTGGGCGCCGCATTGCAACTGGTAGATGCCGTTATGACCGGGAAAGTGAGAAATGGAATGGCTTTGGTCAG ACCCCCAGGACATCACAGCATGCGCAGTGCTGCCAGTGGATTCTGTGTCTTCAACAATGTGGCCATAGCAGCCAAGTACGCCCAGCAAAAATATGCTGTTCAAAG AGTGCTAATAGTCGACTGGGACATACATCATGGTCAAGGGGTGCAATATGCCTTTGAGGACGATCCAAG TGTGCTCTACTTCTCTTGGCATCGCTATGAGCACCAGGAATTCTGGCCTAAACTCAGAGACTCAGACTATGACTGTGTGGGCAAGGACAAAGGTGCTGGCTTCACTATAAATGTGCCATGGAACAAG ATTGGAATGCAGAACAGCGACTACTTGGCCGTGTTCTGTCACGTCCTCCTGCCGGTCGCCTACGAG TTTTGCCCTGATCTGGTGTTGGTGTGTGCAGGCTTTGACTCCGCCATCGGCGACCCAGAG GGTGAAATGTGTGCCACCCCGGACATCTTCGCCCACCTCACTCACCTGCTGATGAACCTGGCTGGGGGGAAATTATGTGCAGTTTTGGAG ATCAGAAATGGCTTGGCCTTGGTGAGTGACGTCTCCATGGCGATGGCGCATGTCTTTGGGCACACTCCCAAACAACG AGTTTTGGCAGTGTGTGTCGGAGACACTGAAGCCCTGCCTGGCCTACCAGAAGATGG GAAAACACTTACAGTGCACTTCAGCAAGGAGGCGCTAGACAAGCCCAGGTGCAAATATTACATCCCGGTGTGTCTGAAGAAGGGCTTGATGCAGGCCGCCTGCAGCCTCCTCCTGCCACTCAGCTACCAGTACGACCCCGACCTGGTCCTGCTGACCCGGGTGCCAGGGAGCCACATGGACCAGAGCGAGTGGCAGCAGCTTGTAGGTCTCCTGCAGGGCCTGGCTGGGGGTCACGTGCTGGTGCTCATCCAG GAAGGTGAGAAGGCTCTTGTGGGGCCCACAGCGTCCTCCCTCTCTGGGAGCCCCGCCTCCTCTCCGGGGCCACTTTCTGCTCCAGGAGCCGAGGACATTGAGGCGCTGGAGAGGCTGAAATATCGGCTGACGACTGACTGGAAGCTACTGCAGACGTCAGGTGAATGCTAA
- the hdac10 gene encoding polyamine deacetylase HDAC10 isoform X1 codes for MGTALVFDEEMTRYKLLWFDPACVIETPERLTVSHEALVRTGLAARCVPTPVREASDDDILLVHSKEYLEAVKKTPYMTLDDLKEFTLNYGDVYFHPNIYHCAKLAVGAALQLVDAVMTGKVRNGMALVRPPGHHSMRSAASGFCVFNNVAIAAKYAQQKYAVQRVLIVDWDIHHGQGVQYAFEDDPSVLYFSWHRYEHQEFWPKLRDSDYDCVGKDKGAGFTINVPWNKIGMQNSDYLAVFCHVLLPVAYEFCPDLVLVCAGFDSAIGDPEGEMCATPDIFAHLTHLLMNLAGGKLCAVLEGGYNLTSLSQSVCLTVQSLLGDPPPRPTDLQGPCQSALESIQCVRSAHRKYWSCLQHAVQRPPSDVSTKLEAHGEARVSKADLVWPQPARHLPPALCTAAVIPEDLLCPLGCFRIPREQRDVAVSTWSSLAALVGRLQRNEIRNGLALVSDVSMAMAHVFGHTPKQRVLAVCVGDTEALPGLPEDGKTLTVHFSKEALDKPRCKYYIPVCLKKGLMQAACSLLLPLSYQYDPDLVLLTRVPGSHMDQSEWQQLVGLLQGLAGGHVLVLIQEGEKALVGPTASSLSGSPASSPGPLSAPGAEDIEALERLKYRLTTDWKLLQTSGEC; via the exons ATGGGCACAGCTTTAGTGTTCGACGAAGAGATGACTCGCTACAAACTGCTGTGGTTTGA TCCAGCCTGTGTGATCGAGACCCCCGAGCGTCTGACAGTGAGTCACGAAGCCTTGGTCAGGACCGGCCTGGCTGCTCGATGTGTTCCTACGCCTGTCCGAGAGGCCTCGGATGATGACATTCTATTAGTGCACAG CAAGGAGTACCTGGAGGCAGTGAAGAAGACCCCCTACATGACACTAGACGACCTGAAGGAGTTCACCCTAAATTACGGGGACGTGTACTTTCACCCC AACATCTATCACTGTGCCAAATTGGCTGTGGGCGCCGCATTGCAACTGGTAGATGCCGTTATGACCGGGAAAGTGAGAAATGGAATGGCTTTGGTCAG ACCCCCAGGACATCACAGCATGCGCAGTGCTGCCAGTGGATTCTGTGTCTTCAACAATGTGGCCATAGCAGCCAAGTACGCCCAGCAAAAATATGCTGTTCAAAG AGTGCTAATAGTCGACTGGGACATACATCATGGTCAAGGGGTGCAATATGCCTTTGAGGACGATCCAAG TGTGCTCTACTTCTCTTGGCATCGCTATGAGCACCAGGAATTCTGGCCTAAACTCAGAGACTCAGACTATGACTGTGTGGGCAAGGACAAAGGTGCTGGCTTCACTATAAATGTGCCATGGAACAAG ATTGGAATGCAGAACAGCGACTACTTGGCCGTGTTCTGTCACGTCCTCCTGCCGGTCGCCTACGAG TTTTGCCCTGATCTGGTGTTGGTGTGTGCAGGCTTTGACTCCGCCATCGGCGACCCAGAG GGTGAAATGTGTGCCACCCCGGACATCTTCGCCCACCTCACTCACCTGCTGATGAACCTGGCTGGGGGGAAATTATGTGCAGTTTTGGAG GGAGGATACAACCTGACTTCACTCAGCCAGTCTGTGTGTCTCACTGTTCAAAGTCTGCTTGGCGACCCTCCGCCCCGGCCCACGGACCTCCAAGGACCCTGTCAAAG TGCCCTGGAGTCCATTCAGTGCGTGCGCTCCGCTCATCGCAAGTACTGGTCCTGCCTCCAACATGCAG TGCAAAGACCCCCCTCAGATGTGAGCACTAAGCTCGAAGCACATGGAGAGGCAAGAGTTAGTAAAGCTGACTTAGTGTGGCCCCAGCCTGCCAGGCACCTTCCTCCTGCCTTGTGCACCGCAGCAGTGATCCCTGAGGACCTGCTTTGTCCCCTCGGCTgcttcaggatcccccgggaaca AAGAGATGTGGCTGTGTCTACGTGGTCCAGCCTTGCCGCACTGGTGGGGAGACTGCAGAGGAATGAG ATCAGAAATGGCTTGGCCTTGGTGAGTGACGTCTCCATGGCGATGGCGCATGTCTTTGGGCACACTCCCAAACAACG AGTTTTGGCAGTGTGTGTCGGAGACACTGAAGCCCTGCCTGGCCTACCAGAAGATGG GAAAACACTTACAGTGCACTTCAGCAAGGAGGCGCTAGACAAGCCCAGGTGCAAATATTACATCCCGGTGTGTCTGAAGAAGGGCTTGATGCAGGCCGCCTGCAGCCTCCTCCTGCCACTCAGCTACCAGTACGACCCCGACCTGGTCCTGCTGACCCGGGTGCCAGGGAGCCACATGGACCAGAGCGAGTGGCAGCAGCTTGTAGGTCTCCTGCAGGGCCTGGCTGGGGGTCACGTGCTGGTGCTCATCCAG GAAGGTGAGAAGGCTCTTGTGGGGCCCACAGCGTCCTCCCTCTCTGGGAGCCCCGCCTCCTCTCCGGGGCCACTTTCTGCTCCAGGAGCCGAGGACATTGAGGCGCTGGAGAGGCTGAAATATCGGCTGACGACTGACTGGAAGCTACTGCAGACGTCAGGTGAATGCTAA
- the aplnr2 gene encoding apelin receptor 2: MAVLRGEVEADLSDIMTSSSPALFQCDYTDWSPSLSIIPSVYLAAFAVGCLGNGLVLWAYLDRAEGRLCRSQQAGVVSARRVLQKKCGRSRRFWSSASVPRPSPSLTDTLIASLALADICFLVTLPLWAAYTALGYHWTFGQGLCQLSSFLTALNMYASVFSLSMLSVERYWVLTGRWHSATPPAPAGRCPSRAVRVLGGMWALAGVLALPALLLRSVQEVELEPEEGSVVYSCQMDYSMLIGSELGEEERDAAELWWAAALSLKSTLIGFLLPLLVLLVCYCSLARLLSGHFGRGPRPDRRRQRRLLRVIVTLVMAFFLCWLPLHVNKTLALLLEFGLLPYSCTLDQILLAAHPYVTCVAYLNSCLNPLLYAACDPAFRKKCKATLLCGMSCRKDERGNEARKEEGSVDLHMRTREARTQEADMVTEGCEG; encoded by the coding sequence ATGGCTGTGCTGAGAGGTGAAGTCGAGGCCGACTTGTCAGACATAATGACCTCTTCTTCACCCGCTCTCTTCCAATGTGATTACACCGACTGGTCTCCCTCCTTGTCCATCATCCCGTCCGTCTACCTGGCAGCCTTCGCGGTGGGTTGCCTGGGCAACGGGCTGGTGCTCTGGGCCTACCTGGACCGAGCCGAGGGCAGGCTATGTCGCAGCCAGCAGGCCGGCGTTGTGTCAGCACGGCGTGTCCTGCAGAAGAAGTGCGGAAGAAGCCGCAGATTCTGGTCCAGCGCCTCCGTGCCACGCCCATCCCCTTCCCTAACGGACACCCTTATAGCTAGCTTAGCGTTAGCTGACATCTGCTTCCTGGTGACCCTGCCCCTGTGGGCGGCGTACACGGCTCTCGGCTACCATTGGACGTTCGGGCAAGGCCTCTGCCAGCTGAGCAGCTTCCTCACCGCCCTCAACATGTACGCCAGCGTGTTTAGTCTGAGCATGCTCAGTGTGGAGCGCTACTGGGTCCTGACGGGACGCTGGCACTCCGCCACCCCACCGGCCCCTGCAGGGCGATGCCCCAGTCGGGCAGTGCGGGTGCTCGGGGGGATGTGGGCGCTGGCGGGGGTGCTGGCGCTTCCCGCTTTGCTTTTGCGGTCCGTCCAGGAGGTGGAGCTGGAACCCGAGGAAGGTTCTGTGGTGTACTCGTGCCAGATGGACTACTCCATGCTGATTGGCTCAGAGCTGGGCGAGGAGGAAAGGGATGCAGCCGAGTTGTGGTGGGCGGCGGCCCTGAGCCTCAAGTCCACGCTCATCGGCTTCCTGCTCCCTCTCCTGGTCTTACTGGTGTGCTACTGCTCGCTGGCCCGCCTCCTTAGCGGACACTTCGGACGGGGGCCTCGACCTGACCGCCGGCGCCAACGCAGACTCCTCCGGGTCATCGTTACTCTGGTGATGGCCTTCTTCCTCTGCTGGCTGCCCCTGCATGTCAACAAGACATTAGCCCTGCTGCTGGAGTTTGGACTGCTCCCATACTCCTGCACCTTAGACCAGATCCTCCTGGCAGCCCACCCCTACGTCACCTGTGTTGCCTACCTCAACTCATGCCTCAACCCGCTCCTCTACGCCGCATGTGACCCCGCATTCCGCAAGAAATGCAAGGCCACTCTTTTGTGCGGGATGAGCTGCAGGAAGGACGAGAGGGGCAATGAGGCAAGGAAGGAGGAAGGCAGCGTGGACTTGCATATGAGGACACGGGAGGCGAGGACACAGGAGGCTGACATGGTCACTGAGGGGTGCGAGGGCTAG
- the hdac10 gene encoding polyamine deacetylase HDAC10 isoform X2, with amino-acid sequence MGTALVFDEEMTRYKLLWFDPACVIETPERLTVSHEALVRTGLAARCVPTPVREASDDDILLVHSKEYLEAVKKTPYMTLDDLKEFTLNYGDVYFHPNIYHCAKLAVGAALQLVDAVMTGKVRNGMALVRPPGHHSMRSAASGFCVFNNVAIAAKYAQQKYAVQRVLIVDWDIHHGQGVQYAFEDDPSVLYFSWHRYEHQEFWPKLRDSDYDCVGKDKGAGFTINVPWNKIGMQNSDYLAVFCHVLLPVAYEFCPDLVLVCAGFDSAIGDPEGEMCATPDIFAHLTHLLMNLAGGKLCAVLEGGYNLTSLSQSVCLTVQSLLGDPPPRPTDLQGPCQSALESIQCVRSAHRKYWSCLQHAVQRPPSDVSTKLEAHGEARVSKADLVWPQPARHLPPALCTAAVIPEDLLCPLGCFRIPREQDVAVSTWSSLAALVGRLQRNEIRNGLALVSDVSMAMAHVFGHTPKQRVLAVCVGDTEALPGLPEDGKTLTVHFSKEALDKPRCKYYIPVCLKKGLMQAACSLLLPLSYQYDPDLVLLTRVPGSHMDQSEWQQLVGLLQGLAGGHVLVLIQEGEKALVGPTASSLSGSPASSPGPLSAPGAEDIEALERLKYRLTTDWKLLQTSGEC; translated from the exons ATGGGCACAGCTTTAGTGTTCGACGAAGAGATGACTCGCTACAAACTGCTGTGGTTTGA TCCAGCCTGTGTGATCGAGACCCCCGAGCGTCTGACAGTGAGTCACGAAGCCTTGGTCAGGACCGGCCTGGCTGCTCGATGTGTTCCTACGCCTGTCCGAGAGGCCTCGGATGATGACATTCTATTAGTGCACAG CAAGGAGTACCTGGAGGCAGTGAAGAAGACCCCCTACATGACACTAGACGACCTGAAGGAGTTCACCCTAAATTACGGGGACGTGTACTTTCACCCC AACATCTATCACTGTGCCAAATTGGCTGTGGGCGCCGCATTGCAACTGGTAGATGCCGTTATGACCGGGAAAGTGAGAAATGGAATGGCTTTGGTCAG ACCCCCAGGACATCACAGCATGCGCAGTGCTGCCAGTGGATTCTGTGTCTTCAACAATGTGGCCATAGCAGCCAAGTACGCCCAGCAAAAATATGCTGTTCAAAG AGTGCTAATAGTCGACTGGGACATACATCATGGTCAAGGGGTGCAATATGCCTTTGAGGACGATCCAAG TGTGCTCTACTTCTCTTGGCATCGCTATGAGCACCAGGAATTCTGGCCTAAACTCAGAGACTCAGACTATGACTGTGTGGGCAAGGACAAAGGTGCTGGCTTCACTATAAATGTGCCATGGAACAAG ATTGGAATGCAGAACAGCGACTACTTGGCCGTGTTCTGTCACGTCCTCCTGCCGGTCGCCTACGAG TTTTGCCCTGATCTGGTGTTGGTGTGTGCAGGCTTTGACTCCGCCATCGGCGACCCAGAG GGTGAAATGTGTGCCACCCCGGACATCTTCGCCCACCTCACTCACCTGCTGATGAACCTGGCTGGGGGGAAATTATGTGCAGTTTTGGAG GGAGGATACAACCTGACTTCACTCAGCCAGTCTGTGTGTCTCACTGTTCAAAGTCTGCTTGGCGACCCTCCGCCCCGGCCCACGGACCTCCAAGGACCCTGTCAAAG TGCCCTGGAGTCCATTCAGTGCGTGCGCTCCGCTCATCGCAAGTACTGGTCCTGCCTCCAACATGCAG TGCAAAGACCCCCCTCAGATGTGAGCACTAAGCTCGAAGCACATGGAGAGGCAAGAGTTAGTAAAGCTGACTTAGTGTGGCCCCAGCCTGCCAGGCACCTTCCTCCTGCCTTGTGCACCGCAGCAGTGATCCCTGAGGACCTGCTTTGTCCCCTCGGCTgcttcaggatcccccgggaaca AGATGTGGCTGTGTCTACGTGGTCCAGCCTTGCCGCACTGGTGGGGAGACTGCAGAGGAATGAG ATCAGAAATGGCTTGGCCTTGGTGAGTGACGTCTCCATGGCGATGGCGCATGTCTTTGGGCACACTCCCAAACAACG AGTTTTGGCAGTGTGTGTCGGAGACACTGAAGCCCTGCCTGGCCTACCAGAAGATGG GAAAACACTTACAGTGCACTTCAGCAAGGAGGCGCTAGACAAGCCCAGGTGCAAATATTACATCCCGGTGTGTCTGAAGAAGGGCTTGATGCAGGCCGCCTGCAGCCTCCTCCTGCCACTCAGCTACCAGTACGACCCCGACCTGGTCCTGCTGACCCGGGTGCCAGGGAGCCACATGGACCAGAGCGAGTGGCAGCAGCTTGTAGGTCTCCTGCAGGGCCTGGCTGGGGGTCACGTGCTGGTGCTCATCCAG GAAGGTGAGAAGGCTCTTGTGGGGCCCACAGCGTCCTCCCTCTCTGGGAGCCCCGCCTCCTCTCCGGGGCCACTTTCTGCTCCAGGAGCCGAGGACATTGAGGCGCTGGAGAGGCTGAAATATCGGCTGACGACTGACTGGAAGCTACTGCAGACGTCAGGTGAATGCTAA